In Silene latifolia isolate original U9 population chromosome X, ASM4854445v1, whole genome shotgun sequence, the following proteins share a genomic window:
- the LOC141620261 gene encoding uncharacterized protein LOC141620261 encodes MEVIMDDFSIYGTTFDACLANLTKVLKRREEVDLVLNWQNCHFMVNEGVVLGHLVSKRGIEMDRAKVQVIEQLPPPVNAKVIVHSDHDALKHLLSKKEAKPRLISWILLLQGFDLEIRDNKGAENVVADHLSRLRFDDGSIHIPIDDSFADDSLMIVDDNSPWYADIANYLVGHELLSNLSYQ; translated from the exons ATGGAAGttattatggatgattttagtatCTATGGCACTACATTTGATGCATGTTTGGCTAACTTGACCAAAGTTTTGAAAAGAAGGGAAGAAGTTGATTTGGTGTTGAATTGGCAAAACTGCCACTTCATGGTGAATGAAGGAGTGGTCCTTGGTCATCTAGTTTCCAAAAGAGGTATTGAAATGGACCGTGCTAAAGTTCAAGTCATTGAACAACTTCCCCCTCCCGTGAATGCCAAAG TCATTGTCCATTCTGATCATGACGCTTTAAAGCATCTACTTTCAAAGAAGGAGGCAAAGCCAAGGCTTATTAGTTGGATCTTGCTCTTGCAAGGATTTGATCTTGAGATTCGTGACAACAAAGGggctgaaaatgttgttgccgatcacCTCTCTCGTTTGAGGTTTGATGATGGAAGTATTCATATTCCAATTGATGACTCTTTTGCCGATGATTCGTTAATGATAGTGGATGACAATTCTCCATGGTATGCCGATATTGCCAACTATCTTGTTGGTCATGAGTTGCTATCTAACCTTTCCTACCAATAA